One genomic segment of Plasmodium vivax chromosome 9, whole genome shotgun sequence includes these proteins:
- a CDS encoding protein phosphatase 2C, putative (encoded by transcript PVX_092540A): MGAYLSAPKTNKESLDGGNLELDPSRYGLSCMQGWRKNMEDSHICYNNLKLNEIEEDVSIYGVFDGHGGPNVSKWISYNFRRIFLRCIKEASEELTKKNLDKSKNYKLKLIKLTLEKTFLKLDEEMLLTENQEKLKKYSVPTQENEEESDTRENYLYSILNDIISKNISIKAIEKDGKRCLQVVYNKDGNPVEEGNAESSTTLADEENNKSPDLIGSTDSIVKEEDEEEDNEDDEDGDEAAEKEAAKEEGANKDAVKKESCKEGGSAQEGNNKTLKKDDEISEGLTADGGEEKGALKGEIEKGEKTEDDEEQNSGSTEEKTDAEEKNKEANVAEGKPEVDTNKAISTGSGGENKGKAKDEDGKEHADGYADNGESAETNAKRLKKGMNDYSGNEKESNHEEDLSDGASGSTCEPVVKAELTYDNLKCMEEAAAKEAKNNGANGNLPGFDESALRIYEKGSSSSEEGFSYDEAVTNVIDNNISSNTDASNEADDCNGLYSSDELRLFENYYSNDYEDNIAYSCGSTALVAVILKGYLIVANAGDSRAIVCFNGNSLGMSTDHKPHLQEEEARIKKAGGYISNGRVDGNLNLTRAIGDLHYKRDPFLPQKDQKISAFPEVTCVTLTPEDEFLFLACDGIWDCKDGQDVVGFVKTRLEKFEEPTSDETVIDSTDNTNENATTTITTNENIVNSMGSEEKDKSKELEQNEVSKEKKNAEGAGAGPSIGKDKHNKTTAKGTNSNDEGVENGSEKKKTKEEGGLSEDAHGEDDDEEDDEDDEDEESASRMRTHDGLEMDRYDEDDTKFDSAPVIVRKKFEKFNKLSQICEELCDECLSNNYKENDGIGCDNMTCLIVQYNPIYKIHTEKKFLNIDDIE; this comes from the coding sequence ATGGGAGCGTACTTGTCGGCACCTAAAACGAATAAGGAGTCCCTGGACGGAGGAAACTTAGAGCTAGACCCAAGCAGATATGGACTGTCGTGCATGCAGGGATGGAGGAAGAACATGGAAGATAGTCACATTTGCTATAACAATCTGAAACTGAACGAAATAGAGGAGGACGTATCCATTTATGGCGTTTTCGATGGACATGGAGGACCAAATGTGTCAAAATGGATTTCGTATAATTTCAGAAGGATCTTTTTAAGATGCATAAAAGAAGCTAGTGAGGAGTTAACCAAGAAGAATCTAGACAAGtccaaaaattataaattaaaactAATCAAATTGACACTTGAAAAAACATTTCTCAAGTTAGATGAAGAAATGCTTCTCACAGAAAAccaagaaaaattaaaaaaatatagtgtACCTACAcaggaaaatgaagaagaatcaGACACAAGggaaaattatttgtattCCATTCTGAACGATATTATATCGAAAAATATTAGCATCAAAGCGATAGAGAAAGATGGGAAGAGGTGCTTACAGGTTGTTTATAATAAGGATGGGAATCCAGTAGAGGAAGGCAATGCAGAATCGTCCACCACGCTAGCGGATGAGGAAAATAACAAATCGCCTGATTTGATAGGCAGCACGGATAGTATTGtaaaggaggaggatgaggaggaggacaacgaagatgatgaagatgGTGATGAAGCTGCTGAAAAGGAGGCTGCAAAGGAGGAGGGAGCGAATAAGGATGCcgtgaagaaggagagctgcaaagaagggggaagcgctCAAGAGGGGAACAACAAAACGTTAAAGAAAGACGACGAAATTTCGGAAGGGTTAACTGCCGACggtggagaagaaaaaggtgcACTCAAGGGGGAAATCgaaaagggcgaaaaaacGGAAGACGATGAGGAGCAAAACAGTGGAAGTAccgaagaaaaaacagatgcagaggagaaaaataaggaaGCAAATGTGGCAGAGGGTAAGCCCGAGGTGGACACAAATAAGGCTATATCAACTGGGAGTGGCGGTGAAAATAAAGGCAAGGCGAAAGACGAAGATGGCAAGGAACACGCAGATGGATATGCCGACAACGGGGAAAGCGCCGAAACCAATGCGAAGAGACTGAAGAAGGGCATGAACGACTACTCGGGCAACGAAAAGGAGAGCAACCACGAGGAGGACCTCAGCGATGGCGCTAGCGGTAGCACCTGCGAGCCGGTGGTTAAAGCAGAACTGACGTATGACAACCTGAAGTGCATGGAGGAGGCAGCGGccaaagaagcgaaaaataaCGGAGCAAACGGGAACCTACCCGGGTTTGACGAAAGCGCACTGAGGATTtatgaaaaaggaagcagtAGCAGCGAAGAGGGATTTTCCTACGACGAAGCTGTGACAAACGTAATCGATAACAACATAAGTAGTAACACCGATGCGAGTAACGAGGCAGACGATTGCAATGGGTTGTATTCGTCCGACGAGTTGCGCCTATTTGAAAATTACTATTCAAATGATTATGAAGATAACATAGCTTATAGTTGCGGGTCGACAGCACTAGTAGCAGTTATCCTTAAGGGGTACCTCATAGTGGCGAATGCAGGAGATTCTAGAGCCATCGTTTGTTTTAATGGGAACTCCTTAGGCATGTCCACCGATCATAAGCCACATTtacaggaagaagaagccagAATTAAGAAGGCAGGGGGATACATTTCCAATGGAAGGGTTGAtggaaatttaaatttgACAAGAGCTATTGGTGATTTGCACTATAAAAGGGATCCATTTTTACCTCAGAAGGATCAAAAAATTTCTGCTTTTCCGGAAGTTACCTGCGTTACTTTAACTCCAGAAGATGAATTTTTATTCCTCGCTTGTGATGGCATTTGGGATTGTAAAGATGGGCAAGACGTGGTCGGGTTTGTGAAGACGAGACTTGAAAAGTTTGAAGAACCAACAAGTGACGAAACTGTAATTGACAGCACGGACAACACGAATGAAAATGCCACGACGACTATCACCACGAATGAAAATATTGTTAACAGTATGGGCAGTGAGGAGAAGGACAAGTCGAAGGAGttagaacaaaatgaagtaagcaaggagaagaaaaacgcCGAAGGGGCGGGAGCGGGCCCATCGATAGGCAAAGACAAACACAACAAAACGACTGCCAAAGGTACGAATAGCAACGATGAGGGTGTTGAAAATGgtagtgagaaaaaaaagacaaaggaagaaggaggcCTCTCTGAAGACGCTCATGGGGAGgacgacgatgaggaggacgacgaagaCGACGAAGATGAAGAAAGCGCTAGTCGAATGAGAACCCATGATGGATTAGAAATGGATAGGTATGATGAAGACGACACCAAATTTGATTCCGCACCAGTTAtcgtaaggaaaaaattcgaaaaatttaataaacttTCCCAGATTTGCGAAGAACTGTGTGATGAGTGCTTGTCCAACAATTACAAAGAGAACGACGGAATTGGATGCGATAACATGACGTGCCTGATCGTTCAGTACAACCccatttataaaatacacaCGGAGAAgaagtttttaaatatagACGATATTGAGTAG
- a CDS encoding Beta-catenin-like protein 1, putative (encoded by transcript PVX_092545A), whose product MEYSDEDDIDVEEILKQAENIECVDENSIKKLATVLRKKKNKNERDRMEHPDNPEKWVTSEVDLDEILVNIKNLSVCSNLYSSMVESEILGDIIDLLNHPNNDIVIEVIDIVKEITNPSNLYELDKKENEKVVECLNKKKLCHFLINILEKINEEENEEYYNAMSSILNILENIFELENDLQNDLLTNSKLLFFLLKRISTELRSDDSNSLNASEILVLLILRINQFAENVYKDFYYTISIFNSLLKYISKYKDNDPPNINKKEILLNIFQALGNLLLLSENKNVFDSTNGFELMLKLLSGRKFLCFPALKIFAITLNDKDTCNKFVQLNGLKYLFCLFMLRNIKKSKVHVFEFEENIITVISNLCLCCTDTSLGRVLNKFGEKKCEKISRLLEIRQKYSDIILNEKKKKKQKLLLNENLQKMNIQIDDDCKKNLEYIELCDKGYLIYQLTDVILIALFFQNNSYISNNIFIHLYTRAVDIQSIYENILGKPANTPHASEYAACKRIRGMQAHTQQAIASSASALGSVPHSSVTRVPPF is encoded by the exons ATGGAGTACAGCGACGAGGACGATATCGACGTGGAGGAAATTCTGAAGCAGGCCGAGAAC atCGAATGCGTAGACGAAAACAGCATCAAAAAATTGGCCACCgttttgaggaaaaaaaaaaacaaaaatgagcgaGACAGAATGGAACACCCAGACAACCCCGAAAAGTGGGTGACCAGCGAAGTGGACCTAGACGAAATCCTAGTGAACATAAAAAACCTAAGTGTGTGCTCAAACCTGTACAGTAGCATGGTGGAAAGCGAAATTCTGGGAGACATCATCGATTTGTTAAACCACCCCAACAACGACATTGTGATTGAAGTGATCGACATCGTTAAGGAAATAACCAACCCGTCGAATCTGTACGAATTGGAtaagaaggaaaatgaaaaggtagTGGAATGCCTGAACAAGAAAAAGCTGTGCCATTTTCTTATAAACatattggaaaaaataaatgaagaggaaaatgagGAGTACTACAATGCCATGTCCTCCATCCtgaacattttggaaaatattttcgagCTGGAAAAtgatttacaaaatgatTTGCTAACCAATTCGAagctgttattttttctcttaaaaagaataagtACGGAGCTGCGAAGTGATGACTCCAATTCGTTAAACGCAAGTGAAATATTGGTCCTCCTCATTCTGAGGATTAACCAGTTTGCAGAAAATGTATACAAAGATTTTTACTACACCATTTCGATTTTTAACTCTCTCTTGAAATACATTTCAAAGTACAAAGATAATGATCCCCCAAACATTAACAAGAAAGAAATATTGCTTAACATTTTTCAAGCGCTTGGAAATTTGCTTCTCCtaagtgaaaataaaaacgtattCGATAGCACTAATGGCTTCGAATTAATGCTCAAGTTACTGAGTGGGAGGAAATTCCTTTGCTTCCCCGCTctcaaaatttttgcaatcaCACTTAACGACAAAGATACGTGTAACAAATTTGTGCAACTGAATGGGCTGAAGTACCTCTTCTGTCTCTTTATGTTAAGGAACATCAAAAAGAGTAAAGTCCACGTTTTCGAATTtgaggaaaatataatcacCGTCATTTCGAATTTGTGCCTGTGCTGTACAGATACTTCTTTGGGGAGAGTGCTCAACaaatttggggaaaaaaaatgcgaaaagaTAAGTCGACTGCTAGAAATCAGACAGAAGTATAGCGACATTATTCTCaacgaaaagaagaaaaaaaagcaaaaattattattaaatgaaaatctgcaaaaaatgaacattcaAATTGACGACGATTGCAAGAAAAATTTGGAATACATCGAATTGTGCGACAAGGGATACCTCATTTATCAGCTCACCGACGTCATTTTGatagctcttttttttcaaaacaacTCCTACATTTCgaacaacatttttattcaccTCTACACGCGCGCGGTTGACATACAGTCCATATATGAGAACATACTGGGTAAGCCAGCCAATACGCCTCATGCAAGTGAATACGCGGCATGCAAGCGAATACGCGGCATGCAGGCGCACACTCAGCAGGCAATCGCGTCATCCGCGTCAGCGCTAGGAAGTGTTCCCCATAGCAGCGTTACAcgtgtgccccctttttaa
- a CDS encoding hypothetical protein, conserved (encoded by transcript PVX_092550A), whose translation MKNIKQNIINFKDLAKQLEACVQYNSTDIEVMQDIYAECKKDLITLEKLTLEALEKGNAHLFEQLVEASTHVNRSIKLFESFEKNHKERARSFPEGGGSPQNGAIQMAHDDRDSSKKKKSHQGYKKHDSKRRGKKYKGADDEEEDSEKRNRSRSQSRSRSGSLGRSSGRRKEHEKRKKKKKEKDKDKEKERRKYLQSDEDNNSKEKDTHDNKKMIKSDSLESFNKAFGTFHGSVNMLSSEIEEDLDDFQMKQRKRQKKKKKKQHDGKVKGHHDKDNNNHNDNEVENDNENDNENDDENEHENDSEDPFLSNNHIDSLDDVSPLSSNTTKGKANKGGKAISAHGIHEPVVIVIHISDIINVSRNVKTIFIYLTLKSMDNQISIRKKSKNKHVDNFSVNVSELFEFSVFYNKQFFLYIDVVDTENNSHCYTCLINLNNKILKKTKFCVPTAFLLTQVSDRFGDDGGNQNLTPTNPVAFPASYQNSKGENIDMALKDFSFISPTVNTFPGGSPLDHRGLGYQPFGSPPNDDLFGDNPTGSNRAHNRLNDFHVSRANPNNVYPVGKNLRNPNLSNFNFARTNQNGPNSNNFNFVSRNVASRNLSAWGNGNQGFGAPSFGGPSFGGPSFGGPSFGGPSFGGPNRSLSNPSFSNHSFGQPNFGQPNFGQPNFGQPNFGQPNFGQPNFGQPHFGQPHFDPFPLDHPNQSNKEGGGSPQVDFPSSRTPKGSESNEAEERKKKNELAKDEKDFSSDCSYIIMNIFLKNKDFDHETELMKQNNMNLYKQLYNVCNKEKVYYENKNKENEKKIEELDKAVMLLELDNESYLDANNKLKEIIESNKEIIKVIENIVKKKNNKIEKLEKENERVVQAEKLIEENKKENVFLSQQITKLSNNFKQNKIKLKDSNQVNENLNSKVNNLIFQLQNAQMKNEKLLLYLSYLVKHIHKSSCDDDANMLNLMKLKKMSCTLQGSQVGRDYQDMIDDIANNCSYVKTGSKYEDVLLNQFIKSQKRVNMNPKLLYKFLGIRNDSKKQILNYSSDNSDGILLPRGSGKGGRNTPRRNLQKGDLVPNDDASKSATLSDELDASQDEGKDLHIDDFLVKGYKRYIAATSSTEVNQEGYLLKGETHHPFGKKKREQKNKVKRDEKGTLKGVPQNERKESSHKSRPYEFPQMNWSSDEEAKKKQRHSFDVNVKRMDEVQTGEESRGKKKKSHLLSDKEKIETRRILSEMNSNVQMRHHTSDMFHDDFFNHPRDRSDNDTNSTFSFNVKNVANWGHLKKEKRAKKEEKNEEGEGNPNETFKRGRPELGEKGKAKQRKKPGYAVKQTGGRTTGGKGKKGLLRDITDDGDGDDDDGGHHYDAAHHYDDSDGGFLPLRSRAEKQGRKKHSLSNYKKKKRNKLVYNENYTFSNCEMSSDEALQGVEGPSKVRSKKEKNIVSDSYLNERGRAKRKQRKHGEGSPLWRDPLAEMQLDEERAPPHDSSGGSSGGSSGGSNGGSSGGSNGGSSGGSNGGSSGGSNGGSSGGSNGGSSGGSNGGSSGGSSEGSSRGSGRSSRRVSRRRSRSGKQKRGKDGTHRRFVHLKKKTTNDYMSDYKSFEKKFNYFVKVSKNLQGSLLSNNSDKISYAVKMNKKSYFTNLERIINKCNKKEQTFSYLDSYLSTQIKSNFLSDEDIKKHKSRLRHFYSKNTKGLIFENTLVKIYAKLYYVNEDSGKSSGYKKEGLSYPDRHDANGDTSKVRPCASANNGACKNEGNRVKSEDGNTIGNECKKGAENKPEKIPKKENIYMNIYVKSILYNIIYIKSDLSENKMDHIKVVKRNLKKNYNKVTEENDYINLKKNEICLLYTLCFKKNHLHKLPLFLNVECLNNDNTTIKLKIALPLPHLFLLKPNSFYLNHFVKNFSGKHKYYYKSYYYNMLDFSTFKDFINSIKLYNSFNVFHFDSYNILYSTYPVNAKSKMLLLIVCDFVKKKNGASNDTVKLHFVSLSNSLISFSVNLFKQIL comes from the exons ATGAAAAACATCAAGCAGAATATCATAAATTTTAAGGACCTAGCCAAGCAGCTGGAGGCATGTGTGCAGTACAACTCAACGG aTATCGAAGTGATGCAGGACATTTACGCGGAATGTAAAAA AGACCTAATCACTCTGGAGAAGCTAACGCTGGAGGCTctggaaaagggaaacgcGCACCTGTTTGAGCAGCTGGTAGAG gcgTCCACCCACGTGAACCGATCCATCAAGCTGTTCGAAAGCTTCGAGAAAAACCACAAGGAGCGCGCGCGGAGCTTCCCAGAAGGAGGGGGGTCCCCGCAAAATGGGGCGATCCAAATGGCACACGACGATAGGGactcttccaaaaaaaaaaaatcgcaccAAGGGTACAAAAAGCATGACAGCAAGAGGAGGGGCAAGAAATACAAAGGCGCggatgacgaggaggaagacagCGAAAAGAGGAACCGAAGTAGGAGCCAAAGCAGGAGCAGAAGTGGAAGCTTGGGCAGAAGCTccggaagaagaaaagaacatgaaaagaggaaaaagaagaagaaggagaaggataaagataaggagaaggaaagaaGGAAGTACCTCCAAAGTGATGAAGACAATAACAGCAAGGAAAAAGACACgcatgataataaaaaaatgataaagtcGGACTCGCTAGAATCCTTTAACAAAGCCTTTGGCACCTTCCATGGTAGCGTGAACATGCTGAGCAGCGAAATAGAGGAGGACCTGGACGATTTTCAAATGAAGCAGAGGAAGcggcagaagaagaaaaagaagaaacagcACGATGGGAAGGTAAAGGGGCACCACGATAAGGATAACAATAACCATAACGATAACGAGGTCGAAAATGATAACGAAAATGATAACGAAAACGACGACGAAAATGAGCACGAAAATGACAGCGAGGACCCCTTTCTAAGCAACAACCACATCGATTCGCTGGACGATGTAAGCCCGCTCAGCAGCAACACGACAAAGGGTAAAGCGaacaaggggggaaaagcaatCAGTGCACACGGCATCCACGAACCAGTGGTCATAGTCATTCACATCTCAGACATTATAAACGTTTCACGAAATGTTAAAACGATTTTTATATACCTAACCCTAAAATCGATGGATAACCAAATTAGCATCaggaagaagagcaaaaataaacacgTTGACAATTTTTCTGTAAATGTTTCTGAACTTTTTGAATTCTCCGTTTTTTACAACAAACAGTTTTTCCTATACATCGATGTGGTGGACACAGAGAATAACAGCCACTGCTACACATGcttaataaatttgaataataaaattttgaagaaaactAAATTTTGTGTCCCTAcggcatttttattaacccaAGTCAGTGACCGTTTTGGTGATGATGGTGGGAACCAAAATTTGACTCCCACCAACCCGGTAGCTTTTCCTGCCAGTTATCAAAATAGCAAAGGTGAAAATATCGATATGGCTCTCAAAGATTTCTCCTTTATATCCCCCACAGTTAATACCTTTCCTGGGGGAAGTCCCTTGGATCACCGCGGGTTGGGTTACCAGCCGTTTGGCAGCCCCCCAAATGATGACCTCTTCGGTGACAACCCCACTGGCAGCAACCGCGCGCATAACCGCTTGAATGATTTTCACGTATCACGGGCCAACCCCAATAACGTATACCCCGTGGGCAAAAACCTGAGGAACCCCAATTTGAGCAACTTCAATTTTGCGCGCACCAACCAGAACGGCCCCAATTCGAACAACTTCAACTTCGTCAGCAGAAACGTTGCCAGTAGGAACCTATCCGCTTGGGGGAATGGCAACCAGGGCTTCGGCGCGCCCAGTTTTGGCGGTCCATCATTTGGGGGTCCCTCTTTTGGTGGCCCATCATTTGGGGGTCCCTCGTTTGGCGGCCCCAACCGAAGCCTCAGCAACCCCTCCTTTAGCAACCACAGTTTTGGTCAGCCCAACTTTGGTCAGCCCAATTTTGGTCAGCCCAATTTTGGTCAACCTAATTTTGGCCAACCCAACTTTGGCCAACCCAACTTTGGCCAGCCCCACTTTGGCCAGCCCCACTTCGACCCCTTCCCCCTGGACCACCCCAACCAGAGCAACAAAGAGGGAGGCGGCTCCCCCCAGGTGGACTTCCCAAGCAGCAGGACACCCAAAGGGAGCGAATCAAATGAAGCggaagagaggaaaaaaaaaaacgagctAGCCAAAGACGAAAAGGACTTCTCAAGTGACTGCTCCTACATCataatgaacatttttttgaaaaacaaaGATTTCGATCACGAAACGGAATTAATGAAACAGAACAATATGAATCTGTACAAGCAGCTATACAACGTGTGCAACAAGGAAAAGGtgtattatgaaaataagaacaaagaaaatgaaaagaaaatagaAGAACTAGACAAGGCAGTAATGCTGCTCGAGCTGGACAACGAAAGCTACCTAGACGCCAACAACAAGTTGAAGGAAATTATCGAGTcgaataaagaaataatcaAAGTGATTGAAAATATtgtaaagaagaaaaataacaaaatagaaaaactggaaaaagaaaatgaaagagTTGTACAGGCAGAAAAACTTAtcgaagaaaataaaaaagaaaacgttTTCCTATCACAACAAATTACCAAACTGAGTAACAAttttaagcaaaataaaatcaagTTAAAAGATTCCAACCAAGTGAATGAAAACCTCAACAGTAAGGTGAACAATTTGATATTCCAACTGCAAAATgcgcaaatgaaaaatgaaaaacttttGCTCTACTTATCCTACTTGGTAAAGCATATCCACAAAAGCAGCTGCGATGATGATGCCAATATGTTAAATCTgatgaagttaaaaaaaatgagctgcACTTTACAAGGATCACAGGTTGGTAGGGACTACCAGGATATGATAGACGACATTGCAAACAACTGCAGTTATGTGAAGACCGGTTCTAAGTATGAAGATGTTCTGCTGAATCAGTTCATCAAAAGTCAGAAAAGGGTTAATATGAACCCAAAACTTTTGTATAAATTTCTAGGCATACGGAATGATTCAAAAAAACAGATTCTCAACTACAGCAGTGATAACAGTGATGGGATCCTCCTCccgaggggaagcggcaaaggggggagaaacactCCCAGACGTaatctgcaaaaaggggacctCGTGCCAAATGATGATGCTTCCAAAAGTGCAACCCTCTCGGACGAATTGGACGCGTCGCAGGATGAAGGAAAGGACCTCCACATTGATGACTTCCTCGTGAAGGGGTACAAAAGGTATATTGCCGCGACGTCATCCACGGAGGTAAATCAGGAGGGTTATCTCCTAAAGGGGGAAACCCATCACCCAtttgggaagaaaaagagggagCAGAAGAATAAAGTTAAACGGGATGAAAAAGGCACTCTCAAGGGGGTGCCCCAAAATGAGCGCAAAGAGAGTTCCCATAAGAGCCGCCCATACGAGTTCCCCCAAATGAACTGGAGCAGCGATGAAGAGGCCAAGAAAAAACAGAGGCACTCCTTCGACGTGAATGTGAAGCGAATGGATGAAgtgcaaacgggggaggaatcccgagggaaaaaaaaaaagagccacCTACTCagtgataaagaaaaaatagaaacgAGGCGAATCCTAAGTGAGATGAACAGCAACGTCCAAATGAGGCACCATACAAGCGATATGTTCCATgacgatttttttaaccaccCGAGAGACCGCTCAGATAATGATACAAATAGCACATTCTCCTTCAACGTAAAAAATGTCGCAAATTGGGGGCACctgaaaaaggagaagagggccaaaaaggaggagaaaaacgaagagggggaaggtAACCCAAATGAGACTTTCAAAAGGGGACGCCCAGAATTaggtgaaaaggggaaggcgaagcagaggaagaagccgGGTTATGCGGTGAAACAGACAGGGGGGAGAACTACCGGCGGAAAGGGCAAAAAGGGCCTGCTCAGAGACATCACGGatgatggtgatggtgatgatgatgatggtggTCACCACTATGATGCCGCTCACCACTATGATGACTCCGAtggggggttcctccccCTGCGGAGCAGAGCGGAGAAACAAGGCAGGAAGAAACACTCCTTAAGCAactacaaaaagaaaaagagaaacaaatTGGTATACAACGAGAACTACACCTTTAGTAACTGTGAAATGTCCAGCGACGAGGCACTCCAGGGGGTGGAAGGCCCCTCGAAGGTgaggagcaaaaaggagaagaacatTGTCAGTGATAGCTATTTAAACGAAAGGGGTAGAGCTAAGCGGAAGCAGAGGAAGCACGGGGAGGGTTCGCCCCTCTGGAGGGACCCCCTAGCGGAGATGCAACTTGACGAGGAAAGGGCCCCCCCTCACGATAGcagcgggggaagcagcgGGGGTAGCAGCGGAGGTAGCAATGGAGGTAGCAGCGGAGGTAGCAATGGAGGTAGCAGCGGAGGTAGCAATGGAGGTAGCAGCGGAGGTAGCAATGGAGGTAGCAGCGGAGGTAGCAATGGAGGTAGCAGCGGAGGTAGCAATGGAGGTAGCAGCGGAGGTAGCAGCGAAGGTAGCAGCCGAGGAAGCGGTCGAAGCAGTCGGCGAGTGAGTCGCCGCAGAAGCCGAAGTGGAAAGCAGAAACGGGGGAAGGACGGCACACACCGGCGATTCGtccacttgaaaaaaaaaacaaccaacGACTACATGAGCGACTACAAAAgtttcgaaaaaaaatttaactacTTCGTGAAGGTGTCGAAAAACCTGCAAGGAAGTCTCCTCTCCAATAACAGCGACAAAATAAGTTACGCAGTTaagatgaacaaaaaaagctACTTCACAAATTTGGAAAGAATTATTAACAAGTGCAATAAGAAGGAGCAGACGTTTTCCTACCTCGACAGTTATCTCAGCACGCAAATCAAGTCGAATTTTTTGTCAGACGAGGATATAAAGAAACATAAAAGTAGGCTGCGCCACTTTTACAGCAAGAATACCAAGGGCCTCATTTTCGAAAACACCCTTGTTAAGATATATGCCAAGCTTTACTACGTAAACGAAGATTCAGGGAAAAGCAGTGGgtacaaaaaggaagggcTGTCATACCCTGACAGGCACGATGCCAATGGTGACACGAGCAAAGTTCGTCCGTGTGCAAGTGCCAACAATggtgcatgcaaaaatgaaggcaaTAGAGTTAAAAGCGAAGATGGTAACACCATTGGGAATGAgtgtaaaaagggggcggAAAACAAACCAGAGAAGataccaaaaaaagaaaacatctACATGAACATTTATGTGAAATCAATTCTGTATAACATCATTTATATCAAAAGTGATCTGagtgaaaacaaaatggaccaCATAAAAGTGGTGAAaagaaatttgaaaaaaaattataacaaagTGACAGAAGAAAATGACTAcataaatttgaagaaaaacgaaatttgCCTACTATACACAttatgctttaaaaaaaatcaccttcACAAGTTACCCCTTTTCTTAAATGTGGAATGCTTAAACAATGACAATACTACCATCAAGCTGAAAATCGCTTTACCACTTCCCCACCTATTCCTCCTCAAACCAAATAGCTTTTATCTCAACCATTTTGTAAAGAACTTCTCCGGAAAGcacaaatattattacaaatCTTACTACTACAATATGCTAGACTTTTCAACGTTTAAAGATTTCATCAATTCGATCAAACTGTATAACTCCTTTAacgttttccattttgactcCTACAATATCCTGTATAGCACGTATCCCGTTAATGCCAAAAGTAAGATGCTTCTCCTAATTGTCTgcgattttgtgaaaaaaaaaaatggcgcttCCAATGATACGGTGAAGTTACATTTTGTGTCCCTCTCCAACAGTTTGATTAGCTTCTCCGTAAATTTGTTCAAGCAAATTTTGTAG